aatctttttaaaatgataaataattttaaacaaaataatttttcaaaaataatgaataaaaataaatgaatggagTTGTAAGGTTGTGATAATACTTGAGGTATTTTCAATATATTGAGTTAtaaggtaaaacttattactGCTATGCCGCTTTAATGATTCAACCTAGAAATTAAATGAATCGTGTaagaaattatattattattattattattattattattattattattattattattattattgtaaatagatgttaaattaactaatataccttttttttttcaaaatacattATTAAAATAGGTTGTACCGTGTTTTTTCAACAtagttcatttatttataatatattatttttcattttattatagttaatgatttgaattatgaatgaAAATTTCATAGAACAAAATCAATCACCAACATCACCCATAATGGCATTAACAATGTTACTAGGAACATTATCATCATGAAAGCATATAacactacaagaaattaaaaaacaatttaaaaacaGAATTTTCCGCTTCTAAATTAAAGATTTATGTTTCTAATTTGTTTTAGAAACGGGAAAAATCTGTTTCTAATTAGTTCGTTGCTAATAACTATAAAAACAGAAATTTCTATTCATTTCTaaataaattagaaatcaaaCTAATTTTGTTTCTAATCGTTTTTACTTTTTTCCGTTTTTAATCTATTTCTAGTTAGCAATGAATTATAAACGGAATTCAAAAAAAGAGATAAAACTGTTTCGAAAAGGAATTCTGTTTCTAATCCATTTCTAgtaagaaaaaatatttaaaaaaaatttagaaacaattttttttttcatttctaattaataaaggcaaaaaaaagtaatttattgTTAAACCATTTATTTTGAAGTCATTttaaaagtaattaaaaaaacaataaattactattaaaaaatacAATGTAAATACTATTACtaatattagaaaataaatataaaaatattaaaaaaatactaataaaaaatacaaatggAGAATTATCATTAATatgttataataaaaatattaaaaaaataaattactaaaaaatttattaatatattcctAACAAAAATACATTAATactgaaaacatataaaaatattattaaaaattacaaataaaaataaattaaacagaAAATTATGACAACTATATCATagtaaaaattactaaaaattaaattactaataaaattaaaatgggagaaagagttatgaaaaaaaataagagaacaatgaagtaaaagaaaatgaaaaaatgaaaaaaatgagagaaaaatgaaataaaaaactattaataaaaaaaaaagagaaaaacgaattaaaagataaaaaggaagaaaatgataaaaaaaaaaagaaataaaatggaagaaagaataaaataagagaaaataaaatggaaaaaagtataaatggaaaagaaaaaagaaaaaaaatgatgtgaaagataaaatgaagagaataaggaagaaatgaaagaaaattaaagaaagagaAATAAAAAGAGGTAGAAGAAAGAGTGATacgagaaaaaagaaaagaaaataataaataaaatgaaaaatgagaAGGTTTTTTTATaagccatttagaaaaatagaggGATTTTTCCCTTCAAAAATTAGATTTAGATTTCTAAATtcgtttttaaatttaaaatggaatAGAAATGGATTTTTCCCTTCATACATGGAATCtgtttctaaattttaaatcttCCTTTTATTCTTTACAATTTAGAAATAgattagaaattgtattgaatcCCTGTCTAATTTAGAAACGGAATTTGTAatctttttctaaattttaaacttcCTTTCATTCACTATAATTTAGAAAcatattagaaataaaattgaaTCCATTTCTAATTTAGAAACGGATTCCAATCTATTTCTAATCTATTTTTAATCTGTTTCTAAATTTTGAGATAAACTTTTTTGTGCTGAGATTAAAAATAGAAATTTACtgtttttaatttctattttcattTTGTTTCTAAATATCGCACTATTTTTTAATGCCAAAAATAACAATAAATTCTTTTTTTGTTTCCACTTCGTTCTAGTTCATTACGATAcctaataaataaatttagtttctaTTACGTTGTAAGTCCACTGCAAATTAGAAATGGACATAATTCTTTTCTAAGTTCCGTTGCTATTTCGGTAATATTTTTGTAGTGACAAACCATGAACTGAATTATGGGCCACAAGCAAATATGCCACCAGGTTGCTGGATCGTTGAACATAATGGAAGCTACACGCGAAGAAAACAACTGCATGGCCAACTTAACATCATCCACCAGCAAATCCAAAGGACCCAGATGAGAAGAGCAGACATTAACAGCAGAAACAATGCTCCAACGAGTCTGACTCAACCTGCACCTTGAATGTGGcctaaaattaaaaagtttgatATAATTGTTGATTagtgaaaaatttttatattttctaaccATTAGGCTTTACATAAATAcggaatatatgtatatatacatatataaagggCTAGGACGAGCAGAATTAAGAGGCCTAGGGCCCAACGCAAGACTAAAAAGATTCAATAAGGATCCATAATTCAAGACTAAAAATTAAGTTGAGCAATGGTACGGAGGAAATCACTGCAAGTCTACAATGATAGCAAAATTTGCCTTAATAGTATGTTAACTGTTACTTGATTTTTGAGACATCCACCCTAAGAACACAAGTTAGCCAAGGAAGAACCAACATCGTGATGAAGAGCAGAATAGAGCCACGGAGATGTTGGACAGACTGGTGAGGCTTGGCAGAGCTCTTGACATTCTCAGTCTCTCGTCGCTCTCTAGGGACTGAGAACATTTATGGGCCTCCGTGAATGCCCACGAGTTACTAGCCACCAATCTCCTAGCTAGAAAACTTTAGTATTTGattcaaattcaaaatttataaatttaaattcatgaatctaaatacaaaattattcaaaattacaaaataaaattatagaTCAATTCCGATAAAAAAGTAACTTGTTATCTTTTGTGtaacatattttaaatttaaagaaaaaatttatttaaatctaatttatcataaaaatatatatatgtatatatagatCTCACCTAGTGCATAATAAATTTGGCTTAGATGAAAATTCCCAAATTAGCCCTAATTATTAATGTTTCTTTTTCCTATATAATAGATGTAGTCCATAGCCCATATGAGTTTTTCCATAGATGGTTCTTGAGAGTTGAGGGTATTTGCTTTCATTCATGGAACCATCTTGCATTTTATCCAATAAAAGTGATGCTCCTGTTTCAGAAACCAACGCATCTTCAACAAATCATACAAAGTATAAGGAGATCATCTCAACCCTTCCTCGAATTGAAGATAGATGGTATCAGTCTCAGCAAATCCGTGAATACCAAGGCTTTCGGTTCAGTCAAATTATGCTTCAAGGTATCATGTCTGCACAGGAACAATTCAAAGCTCAACCTACTGATATTTTCATTTGCAGCCATCCAAAATCTGGAACAACTTGGCTTAAAGCCCTGTCTTTTGCCATTCTGACAAGAAAACGTTTTATCTATCCCTCTACAAATCCTTTACTTTCTGAGCTTCCACATGATGTTGTGCCCTTTATTGAAACTTTATCCTTCACTGACATTACCAGCAGAGACCCTGAACTTCCACTTTTGTCCACTCACATGCCCTACACTTCCTTGCCCAAGTCCGTTGTAGAGTGTAAgtgtaaaattatttacatctgcAGGGATCCCAAGGATTCGTTTGTTTCAATGTGGCACTTTGCTGGTAAGTTAAGAGGTACAAGGGCAGAAACCTTTCCACTGGAGGAGGCATGTCAGAAATTTTGTGAAGGACTCTATCATGGTGGCCCTTACTGGGATCATGTTTTGGGTTATTGGAAAGCAAGCCTTCAATTTCCTGAGAGAATGCTCTTCATCAAATATGAAGATCTGCAAAATGACACCTTCTCCTATGTCAGGAGAATGGCAAAGTTCATGGGTTGCCCTTTCTCCATGGAAGAAGAAAGACAAGGATTAGTGCCAAAAGTCGTCGACTTGTGCAGCTTTGAAATTCTTAGCAATTTGGAGGTGAATAAGAGTAAAAAGCACAGCTCTTCATTAAGACATATCTGGAAAGTTGAAAAGAATGCATTTTTTAGGAAAGGTAAGGTTGGTGATTGGGAGAACTATTTGACAGCTGATATGGCAgctacaattgatcaaataactgaacagaaGTTCAGTGGTTCTGGCTTGTCTTTTAAAGCTCCATAAACATCTTTGTGTCAGTGTAATAATTTTTCCTGTGTTTTAGAATGGTCTGGTATGCTGTTATAGCTTAGAATGATTGCAGCTATTATCTTtagtttttaataaaaattaatttgaatgttTATCACTCTTCTGTGATCAACCTAAATATGTTTTTAATGATATGAATGAAGGCTTGTACTCGTCTAAGTTTGCAATAAAAATTTGTCAGCTATTCAGTCTTTGGGATTAGAATATGATCGGATATTTTTGGATATTCCATTCAGATATGCCCATTTTGTATTCAGatattttattttctgattataactaattttttaattagctccaataaaattaaaaataagcaaACGTCAAACCGCATGCCTCCACCAATTTGTGATAAAATAAGGATTAGCTGTAATGTCAGTTTTCTTAAGTTATTTTAGTAgtagttaattattttaataaaaaaataattaatgaattttaatttagtgTTCTTGTTTTGAATTTGGCGAAAAAGCCATCTGCTTAAAACGTGAAATTAAATGATCTTATAATAAACAAGGTAGAATCACCAAATCATTATCAAAAAGATTATCTTGTGAAGCATATGAGAAATTTTGTGAAGGAGTTATTCCTTACTTACTTACTGGGGATTTCATTTTGGGGTCTCAGCTTATTTGAACATTTGAGAGAGGAGAGAGATTTTTTTATTAATGAGGGATATGATTCTTGATAAATTCTCCTCAAGGATGGCAGAGTTCATGGGTTGCCCTTTCTCCATGGAAGAAGAAAGACAAGGATTGGTGCAGAAAGTTGTTGACTTGTGCAGCTTTGAGTTTCTTAGCAATTTGGAGGTGAATAAGAGTAAAAAGCACACTTCTGCAGCAGGAACTTTCAGAATTGAAAACAATGCATTTTTCAGGAGAGGTAAGGCTGGTGATTGGAAAAACTATTTGACAGCTGAAATGGCAGCTCGAATTTACCAAATAACTGAGCAGAAGTTCAGTGAATCTGGCTTGGCTTTCTGATCTCCACAAAACATCTCTGTTTGTCATAATTTGTGTGTTTTAATGGTCTGGTTCTTCCATCTACACATGTACTTCTTATGGTTTAGAAGGCTTGCTCtttcgataaaaaaaaaaaatgtcaaaCATGGATCACTCTTTTGTAATCAATCGAAGCGTGTTTTTGGTGATCTAAATGAAGGCATGCACTTATCTTTGTTTGCAAATAAAATTTGATTGTTAAGCCTGTCCAACTCGAAAACAATTCATTCTTTAGGAGCTAAGCCTGAGACGGCAATGCAAATTGACTACAAAACCAAACAGAAAAATGGACCCTCACaacaaaaatgacaaattaaacaaatgaaatATCCAATTAAAATAATTTCCTTCTCGGTAGAAGTTTATATTCTAGAGTAGATATCTACAAACCACCTGTCAACCCTGGCAAGGCATTGCATAGGTTTGTATTCTAGAGCTGTGTGACCTGCTCCCCGTTCATGAtcaagaaaatattaaaaaaaaaaaagaggaaatttTCCTTTTATAGCTTTTGTTAGATTTCATAAGTATGTATGAAGGGAGAACGAAGCAAAGCCTTCTACTTGCCTTACAGTTGCATACGTCAAAATGTTGTATGCAATATAATTACATGGAAGTAAATTTGCAAAATCATAATCAAAAGTTCAATCTGAAAACCAACCCTGCAATTTTACTATTGACGAACCATGGACGCCAATCATCTTTAACGGTTAAATTTAGAGACTTTATCCATTGTTGTGATGATAATGATTATGAGGGGTTTAAAACATCTAACAGCAGCGAGGAGAATAATTTTgatgtgagaaaaaaaaaagaaaaaaagaaaatgaacttAGCATATAATCCAAGGTGTAATCATAGTACTTTTGAGTTTAAAGTATTAATGATATTTAAGAATGTCCAACAATTTAAAGATTGTATATCAAAATATGAGATACTTAATGGATATCAAATTAAGTGGATAAGAAGTTGTGACAGCAAATGGAAGGCAAAATGTAGTGGTggatgtgtcacaccttatccctctgtaaggcataacatgatcccatatatacctaatgacttaccgaacttcatctaccgataacccatttagtacactacaagggattttaaaatcatttttttactttttgaaagtggtgagcattttttgtaggaactgaaaacatttaattgaagttgaaatgcaatgtaaaatttttgaccaattttatttttccgcaaattctggaaaaatttcggcagagtgctcgCACTAATTGAGAAAAGCAAAAAATTTACCTgtggaaaaacacttccaataatagcacttcatcaaatctcaaccaccaaATTACTCAATCAACACAAATCCATCCAATATCCACAATTCATAACATTTGCAAAACAGTTAAGTAAAtccattcacattgcatttaaaatatttgattacATTCACAATTTAGTTCATAGACATAAAAAGTCAAAAGACAATATGATTACATAttaattgtacaactgctcagttaCAATAATACATATGActctaaaattatttacatcaaataattacaagggtataatcaaatacccgtacaaaaatctcTGAGTAGT
The DNA window shown above is from Hevea brasiliensis isolate MT/VB/25A 57/8 unplaced genomic scaffold, ASM3005281v1 Scaf269, whole genome shotgun sequence and carries:
- the LOC110641701 gene encoding flavonol sulfotransferase-like → MEPSCILSNKSDAPVSETNASSTNHTKYKEIISTLPRIEDRWYQSQQIREYQGFRFSQIMLQGIMSAQEQFKAQPTDIFICSHPKSGTTWLKALSFAILTRKRFIYPSTNPLLSELPHDVVPFIETLSFTDITSRDPELPLLSTHMPYTSLPKSVVECKCKIIYICRDPKDSFVSMWHFAGKLRGTRAETFPLEEACQKFCEGLYHGGPYWDHVLGYWKASLQFPERMLFIKYEDLQNDTFSYVRRMAKFMGCPFSMEEERQGLVPKVVDLCSFEILSNLEVNKSKKHSSSLRHIWKVEKNAFFRKGKVGDWENYLTADMAATIDQITEQKFSGSGLSFKAP